One Halobaculum roseum DNA segment encodes these proteins:
- a CDS encoding tetrahydrofolate dehydrogenase/cyclohydrolase catalytic domain-containing protein: MTDIDGNAVAAEIRDGVAECVETLQREGVEPALATVLMSDDPASETYVSMKQNDCEEVGIRGIHVDVDDDAPAQELYDTVDELNADDSVHGILVQMPVVDQVDTRRVLRSVNPAKDVDGFHPENVGRLVAGNPRFKPCTPHGIQRLLAAADVDSEGKEAVVVGRSDIVGKPMANLLFGRGEGGNATTTVCHSRTDDLASHTRRADIVVAAAGIPEFITADMISEDATVIDVGINRVERDGESTLVGDVAYDEVADKAGAITPVPGGVGPMTRAMLLYNTVKAASEQHGVEIDLP; this comes from the coding sequence ATGACCGACATCGACGGCAACGCCGTCGCCGCCGAGATCCGCGACGGCGTCGCCGAGTGCGTGGAGACGCTGCAGCGGGAGGGCGTGGAGCCGGCGCTGGCGACCGTGTTGATGAGCGATGACCCCGCGAGCGAGACGTACGTCTCGATGAAGCAGAACGACTGCGAGGAGGTCGGGATTCGGGGGATCCACGTCGACGTGGACGACGACGCGCCCGCACAGGAGCTGTACGACACCGTCGACGAGCTGAACGCCGACGACTCGGTCCACGGCATCCTCGTCCAGATGCCGGTCGTGGACCAGGTCGACACACGGCGCGTCCTCCGGTCGGTCAATCCCGCGAAGGACGTTGACGGGTTCCACCCGGAGAACGTCGGGCGACTCGTCGCCGGCAACCCGCGGTTCAAGCCCTGCACGCCCCACGGCATCCAGCGCCTGCTCGCGGCCGCGGACGTGGACTCCGAGGGGAAGGAGGCGGTCGTCGTCGGCCGCTCGGACATCGTCGGCAAGCCGATGGCGAACCTCCTGTTCGGCCGCGGCGAGGGCGGGAACGCGACCACGACGGTATGTCACTCCCGGACGGACGACCTCGCGAGCCACACCCGCCGGGCGGACATCGTCGTCGCCGCCGCGGGCATTCCCGAGTTCATCACCGCGGACATGATCTCGGAGGACGCGACCGTCATCGACGTGGGGATCAACCGCGTCGAACGCGACGGCGAGTCGACGCTCGTCGGCGACGTGGCCTACGACGAGGTCGCGGACAAGGCGGGCGCCATCACGCCCGTTCCCGGCGGCGTCGGCCCGATGACGCGCGCGATGTTGCTGTACAACACGGTGAAGGCCGCGAGCGAGCAGCACGGCGTCGAGATCGACCTCCCCTGA